The Clostridia bacterium genome includes a region encoding these proteins:
- the rplM gene encoding 50S ribosomal protein L13, translating to MKTFMAKPETVERKWYVVDATNMVLGRLASNVAAVLRGKNKPIFTPNVDTGDYVIIINADKVRLTGKKLEQKYYRYHTGYIGGLKEIQYKELMAKKPVLAVELAIKGMLPKNSIGRQMFRKLKVYSGGEHPHAAQQPAELKF from the coding sequence ATGAAGACTTTTATGGCAAAGCCTGAAACGGTGGAAAGAAAGTGGTACGTCGTGGACGCGACCAATATGGTTCTCGGTCGTCTTGCGTCGAACGTCGCTGCGGTTCTCCGCGGCAAGAATAAGCCCATCTTTACCCCGAACGTCGACACAGGCGATTACGTTATCATCATCAACGCGGATAAAGTCCGCTTGACCGGCAAAAAGCTCGAACAAAAGTACTACCGTTATCACACCGGCTATATCGGCGGTTTGAAGGAGATCCAATACAAAGAATTGATGGCGAAGAAACCCGTCCTTGCGGTCGAACTCGCGATCAAAGGTATGCTCCCGAAAAACTCGATCGGCAGACAGATGTTCAGAAAGCTCAAAGTGTATAGCGGCGGCGAGCATCCCCATGCGGCGCAACAGCCTGCCGAACTCAAATTCTAA
- the rpsI gene encoding 30S ribosomal protein S9 encodes MATKKALKKKLQYWGTGRRKKAIARVRLIPQGSGNIVINKRTIDEYFGGLEVMKLVVRQPLELTSTLEKFDVAVNVLGGGPSGQAGAIRHGIARALVIADPELKSQIKSAGFLTRDPRMKERKKYGLKKARKAPQFSKR; translated from the coding sequence ATGGCAACGAAGAAAGCGTTAAAGAAAAAATTGCAATATTGGGGAACCGGCCGCAGAAAGAAGGCGATCGCTCGCGTTCGCTTGATCCCCCAAGGCAGCGGCAACATCGTCATCAATAAGCGCACGATCGACGAGTACTTCGGCGGTCTCGAAGTTATGAAGCTCGTCGTCCGTCAACCCCTTGAACTGACGTCCACGCTCGAAAAGTTCGACGTCGCGGTCAACGTCCTCGGCGGCGGCCCCAGCGGTCAAGCCGGTGCGATCCGCCACGGCATCGCTCGCGCGCTCGTCATCGCGGACCCCGAACTCAAATCCCAAATCAAGTCCGCGGGCTTCCTGACCCGTGACCCGAGAATGAAGGAGAGAAAGAAGTACGGTCTTAAAAAGGCTCGTAAGGCTCCGCAATTCAGCAAGCGTTAA
- a CDS encoding DUF6270 domain-containing protein translates to MNENKPVIDIWGACVSREIFNFTTDFKVGYHILQNPIQTLFGEPWPIEDDQILATSNFTRRMAKLNFYKQAVPYFQENFKAKYLMIDTYDCRSNILCINGLEKYCICNSLTTKPTLNALKSQKIIDYTIKSPQTISDEEWENLVQRFIAIIRGKYDEENIIINDFLYAQQYVDENNVFKTFDHLDEYTKDRELTHKVTNLFIKALPKAKVLLSKDEPIGNANHKLGLFPVHYTDDYYRNLAQQLKEML, encoded by the coding sequence ATGAATGAGAATAAGCCGGTTATAGATATTTGGGGTGCCTGCGTATCAAGAGAAATCTTCAACTTTACAACCGATTTCAAGGTCGGTTATCATATTTTGCAGAATCCAATCCAAACTCTCTTCGGAGAGCCTTGGCCTATCGAAGACGATCAAATACTGGCAACGTCCAATTTTACTCGCAGAATGGCAAAATTGAATTTTTACAAGCAAGCCGTACCATATTTTCAAGAAAACTTCAAAGCCAAATACTTAATGATCGATACTTACGATTGCAGATCAAACATTTTGTGCATTAATGGTTTAGAAAAGTATTGCATTTGTAACAGTTTAACAACGAAACCGACCCTTAACGCTCTTAAGAGTCAAAAAATCATTGATTATACCATAAAATCTCCGCAAACCATATCCGATGAAGAATGGGAAAATTTAGTCCAACGCTTCATCGCAATTATTCGGGGAAAATACGACGAAGAAAATATCATTATCAATGATTTTTTATATGCACAGCAATACGTTGACGAAAACAATGTATTCAAGACGTTCGATCATTTGGACGAATATACAAAGGATCGCGAACTTACTCACAAGGTTACAAATCTTTTTATAAAAGCATTACCGAAAGCAAAAGTGCTTTTATCGAAAGACGAGCCCATCGGAAATGCCAATCACAAATTGGGATTATTCCCCGTTCACTATACGGATGATTATTATAGAAATCTTGCCCAACAATTAAAAGAAATGCTTTAA
- a CDS encoding glycosyltransferase family 2 protein: protein MSEVSVSVIVPFYDNSEFLKPCLKSIQRQTLKNLEVILVSDGADPKLLGSVRSFLSDDRFVLLEESHKGVSAARNLGIERAHGKYIAFMDSDDFYPNKRTLQRLFETAERENARICGGSLAECRDGLLVQSFGEDSFGFLFREEGWRDYSDYQFDLGFYRFIYDRNLLIDNAIVFPPYIRYQDPLFFIKAMREAKSFYAVPDVTYCYRVGHQSRLYEWSEDKWSDYCKAILQEMNLAKEFGYDGLLEVAWKRCLFAASILSMTPFSSRYSESLNAALVEKKDGFTEKDLLVEERRVLGRELKKAQDEIDSIRSSRTYRLGRLLTFLPRLLKEKKHRE from the coding sequence ATGTCAGAAGTATCCGTTTCCGTAATCGTACCTTTCTATGATAATTCCGAGTTTTTGAAGCCGTGCTTGAAGAGCATTCAACGGCAGACTTTGAAAAATTTGGAAGTCATTTTGGTGAGCGACGGCGCTGATCCCAAACTTTTGGGGTCGGTTCGATCCTTTTTGTCGGATGATCGTTTCGTCTTGTTGGAAGAGTCTCACAAAGGAGTCTCTGCCGCGCGGAATTTAGGTATCGAGCGCGCGCACGGGAAATATATTGCTTTTATGGATTCGGACGATTTTTATCCGAATAAACGGACGTTGCAGCGGCTTTTCGAGACTGCCGAAAGAGAGAATGCTCGGATTTGCGGTGGTTCGCTTGCCGAATGCAGGGACGGTTTGTTGGTGCAATCGTTCGGAGAAGATTCGTTCGGGTTCCTTTTCCGCGAAGAAGGTTGGCGCGATTATTCCGATTATCAATTCGATTTGGGGTTCTATCGCTTTATCTATGATCGAAACCTGTTGATCGATAACGCGATCGTTTTTCCGCCCTATATCCGCTATCAAGATCCTCTCTTTTTTATAAAAGCGATGCGCGAAGCTAAGTCGTTTTACGCCGTTCCCGACGTTACCTATTGCTATCGAGTCGGGCATCAATCGAGACTTTACGAATGGAGCGAAGATAAGTGGTCCGATTATTGCAAAGCGATTTTGCAAGAAATGAATCTTGCGAAAGAATTTGGTTATGACGGATTGCTTGAAGTCGCTTGGAAGAGATGCCTTTTCGCTGCGTCAATTTTGTCTATGACTCCGTTTTCGAGCCGATATTCGGAATCGTTGAATGCTGCGCTTGTTGAAAAAAAAGACGGCTTCACCGAGAAAGATTTGTTGGTGGAAGAGCGACGCGTGCTCGGTCGGGAATTGAAGAAAGCGCAGGATGAGATCGACTCGATTCGAAGTTCTCGGACGTACAGATTAGGGCGTCTTCTTACTTTTTTACCTCGTTTGTTAAAGGAAAAAAAACATCGGGAATAA
- a CDS encoding MGMT family protein — translation MTDFQRRVLEFLLTVPKGEVVTYGQIARALGKPKAARAVGNALHRNPDGEKYPCYKVVRADGSLSPAYAFGGVAAQRERLLSEGIAVQGDRVDLSKTPRRLS, via the coding sequence ATGACGGATTTTCAGAGGCGGGTTTTGGAATTTCTTTTGACCGTTCCGAAAGGGGAGGTCGTGACGTATGGGCAGATCGCCCGCGCGCTCGGGAAGCCGAAGGCGGCAAGGGCGGTCGGGAACGCGCTGCATCGGAATCCGGACGGCGAAAAGTACCCCTGTTATAAGGTCGTTCGCGCGGACGGATCGCTTTCTCCCGCCTATGCTTTCGGCGGGGTCGCCGCGCAGCGAGAACGCCTTCTTTCGGAAGGGATCGCCGTTCAAGGCGATCGGGTGGATCTTTCGAAAACCCCGCGCCGTCTCTCTTGA